GAGGGATTGTTCTCTTCATATTCCTTGACGAAATGTGCAGTATGATAGAGACCTTAATTTTGGATACCTCCACTAGATGCTTAAAGATAGGTGGTAAGAAACCCAAGCCAAAGCATTTAAGAGGGAATAAATGATCTGTCTTGGATGTGGATATGAAGCACCAAGGTATTTGACCCTGCAGAAGTCATGAAAATTTGGTTATCGCtgtatatttttcctcttgtatttgacccagaaaaagaattttctggATTCCAATGAGAAAAATTTTCTAGAATGAGGGACACAATATGAGAGTTTGATCTGGAAAAAAGCATCCAAGCAGTTGGGATGCCCAAGTCTTGCTAAATGTTGGTGGGACTTAGGCTTGTAGGCCAAAACATAAGGTCGTTAGACTCCTCCTTGTCATGGACGCTGGGAAGCGCTGGCTACCCAAATACATTTTGTGACTTTGTAGTGGTTGCTTGAGAACCAAAATTTAATCTCTTTTGCATTGTAAGTAGTCTCATGGTGAGCTCTTTATACAGACTATTTTAATGctatatggaaaaaaagtagTCAGTGACTTGCAAATAGAAGGGAGGAAAATTGTAGCTGAAGATGCTGATGGTTAGATAAAAGAAATTGATGTTAAGCTATGATGTGTTATTACTTTATTGCATGCGGATCTCAGCAGTTTTACTTGTAGCATCATGGCAGCAATGGAATAGTTTTGGGTTTGAAAGAGAGATCTGTGGCGGCTGAGACCAAGGGAAGATGATGTTCAGTTCCTTGGTGGTTTGTAGGAGGAGCAGTGGGTGAGATCTGGGCTGATAAATATCATACTGATGGGAGACTGGTAGGGCGCACAGACTAATTCTGGTgcagatttttatatttttcagtgctgtgtgtAAAGGTTAATTCTTCAcgtttgtttttattcaagaTGATATGTTGCCAGTGCTTCTGGCTGGAATTTCTTTATACTctgctgaaagctttttaatgTTGCAGTTGATTTGATCACTATCTATTGGAGTCTTCTGGTGGTTAATGCCAGCTGTAAGAATTTAATCTTCCTAGATtgcataaacaaacaaaattttattgaCCTCTTTGTCCCTATATTTAACACCATCTTAAAGTGTATTGTCAGATCActttagaaaaatctttttccaaAACATATGACAGCTTTTAATAATGTTAAGAaaaagttttgtaaaaaaaaaaaatatatatatatatttcccagTTAATTTCCtaataatgcattttcttcacagataaATTTGCGCCTCATCTTGGTGAGCGGGAAGACGAAAGAGTTCTTGTTCTCACCAAATGACTCTGCTGCAGATATTGCAAAGCACGTGTACGACAACTGGCCGATGGGTGAGTGGTTGTGTGCCTTTGGCATTTTACTGGCGCGTTTGAAGCTCCCCTGTGCTTTCAGACTGAAGTGCTAATAAACCTATCTCAGTTCTCAACATTCAGATTAAGTACACTCATAGTATATATGGGCAGAGATTTATATAGAAATACAATTGTCATCTTGTCGTTGTCTCCTTGTTTCTGAGGTTGGGTAGACTTCTGGATGTCTTgactatttcctttttttctaaaacttgcTTCCTCAGAGTGAAGTTACTACTTTCTCTCTATCTTTAGATACTTTTCTTGGTTAGTTTTGTTAGTGCCTGTAGTAAGTGGAAGACCTTGAAGTGTTGGAGATATAAAACCTTTTATGTGAGGACAGCTAGTGGAAAACATGGTGTGTCACAGGAATACATTACTGTTATTCAGTCTCAAGTTCTTCTCACTTACTACCTTATCTTGGAAGGGATCTGTATTAATGatattttcccaggaaaaagtgttatataaaagcagattttaagaAGCATTAAAAGACGGGAAACTGAAGCtgtttgtataaatatatttggtgTTATGCAGGAATACCAAACCAGGAAAATGGAATTGAAAAGTAAGATGTTTATTCACATATGTGAATAGTTCCACAAAAACAAAgtccttctgttttccctgaGTATGATTTCGTGGGAAAATAGCCAAAGCACAGGCATAGCCTCATatatgatgaaagaaaatgcttcctttGGTAGAGGACTTCATCTGGGTTACTATTTTGATGTGAAAAAGACTGCTATTTACACAAACTACAACACTGCAATATCAGTTTCTGTGGTGAGTTCCTCAAAGACGTAGGAGGGATAATAATCTATGCCATAAAGCTGGTGCTGATAGCCTGTATTTTAGGCCTTAAACTTGCCATCTTTGAGGTCAGGAAGAACAGGGGTTTGGGcaacttgtttgtttgttttggtgggaTGCGCTGTTATGTGTTTAATAAAATACGTTATGAATGAAGAAGTTGGTAGTCTTAAGTATAAGATATAGACGTACAACACTTTTACAGCAAAAAATCTGGTTGATGTAGGATTTTGTTGTAGCTGCTGCACGTTTTAATGCAAGCCTGAAAAGTAATTGGCATGATTAGTTGTTCTTTGGTTACATTTATCTGAATTAGGAAAGACAGAACTGTTTTTCCCTTACCCAAGTTCATTCCTGAGCATGTGATCTTGCAATCTGACGTCTGTATCCTACTTCTTCATATGCAGGGCATTAAGCTCAGAAGCAAGAGGTTATTTTATGCGTTTGATTTGTGTTGGGGTGTGTGATGAGGAAGCCTTTGGCAAACTCAATAGTTTAGGCTTGTGACGTGATACATAAAGTAATACTGAATAATGAAGGAAAGAGTAATATAAAGGTGATTTCATTCCACTATAGCAAAACAGATGCATTGAGTGGTTGTAGCATTGGAATGAGCATGTGTTGTGGACTCGGTTCAGCTCTCCTTTATGCTAGTAAAGATTTAAGGCCAGTAAAGTCACTGATTTTGGTGGACATAATACAGGTTGACAGAACACAGCGCCAGAGATGAAAGCATTGCCACGTTAGTGATCTATTACTTGAGTTTGTTTCTACTATGGTCTACTCCTACTGCAACCTGAAGAGCTTGAAGGTTGCAGATGGAGTCTATATTTGGGAGGAAACCCGGTCTTAAAAGTCTCGtctttaaaggaaacaaaaaaacagaactggacATAGAAGCATTGGCTCAAATACCTGGTATCCCACGGGAGTGCTCTGAATCTTCTTGATGAATATTTAATTGCCTGGTCAAAGAAGAATAATGTCAATTtaaaagacacaggaaaaaactACTTCAGAGAAGTATGTAGGTTTGCACATGTTATTTGCCTACAGGCTATTTCCAGAGTAAGAGCACTCTTCTGTACCGCAGGACTGAGAAATCCTGATGAGGACAAAAGTTTGTGTGAAACAGAGGAAATGATTGTTTTTAGTGTCATTTTGACTTGTCATGATCTTGTGAGGAAGAAAATTCATGAAATATCCTCAGTCATATGCCTAGCAAGCTTAAGGCAAAACTCTCCTCCTATTTTTGTAATGCAACTGTTAATTAAGGATTTCCTGACTGGTAGTGGGGAATGCTGAGTTAATTTCATGTATAAATCTACGTAGTATTCCTGTTCcctgccttcctttcttctagacaacattaaaaatattttttgtacagTGGTTATCtgctatattttttaaaataacaaattttaaaagcctgggtgaatattttttcctttagtcaTCAGTGGAATTTGAAGATTGAAATGGtgtcagaaagaaatgtttcagacTATGAGCCaagaagcaaaaattaaaagaatgggTAAATTGGCAGGTTAACAGTGAGGAAATACCTGTGCCAAAATACAGTCTGTTGTCTTCTGGTTGCTGTTTCATATCGCTATGGTCCTGTAAATTGGTTTCTCTTTACAGCCGTAGTCTCTGTGGAGTTCAGATGCTatagagtaaaaaataaataaataaaccaataccttccaaaaaataaatagtttgtCCTAGCAGTGTGATAATTCCGATCCTTGGTCTTCTTCCCGGTGCAGCAAAAATGGCTCGTGCAAGACAGTCGCATCAGACGACGAGTGGAAATAATTGAAATTCAGATAGCTTTGGCTGCCAAATTTTACCCCAGCTGCTAACCCAGGCGCACTGCAGCGGCCTCATGCCCCTGGCCTCTCCTCGACCTCCCCCATGCTCTCCTTTGCACCAGGGGCCTCTTCCTATGCTCCCCACGGCAGtggcttctgttttaaatgcttCCCTATCTCCCCTTTTCAGTTCTTCTCCTTTTGTGGGGCCAGTTGCTGCTGTCCATGTGCTAATTGTATGTTCCCGTAAGCAGGTTGGTGTCTGTTGTTTGTCGTGATCCCTTGctgaatattcattttcatataaaaatgctacaaaagcagcaaaagagcACGTTTGTGAACAGCTGTTACCAGATATCTggtcagctgcagagcagaagacaCTACTCCCAAAGAGAGGCAATTTAAATTCAGCATCTAAAGGTTTTATGGTACTTATTCTGAAAGCGAAGTGcagatgtatttgtttttcacattgtGACAGGGAACAGTGAAGGAGTAGGAAGCGATCGTCTCAGCTTATAAATGATTTATTACAGCTGAGGCGTTATGGGAAACGCATTATAGGAAAATGCAGGCTTGTTTTTCCCGAATCAATGTTTGCTCCACAAAACCATATCCAGCTTGCTCTTGGAGAAGTTCCTTAAAATACACCCGTAAATGCCTCCTCTGTTCAGTCTCCCCGCAGCCGCTGTTGGGGGCTGCTCAGTTCGCTGCCGCCTCTGGACATGGAGCTGGCTGAATCTGGTCGGCATCAAGCACCCCCGAGCTGCCCACGCCAGGCTTGCAGCGCTGTGATCTGGGAATCCTCTTTCAAATGACCGATCGCATGCGTGTGGCTGCAGAAAGGCTCAAGTTAGGCAGTGAACCGGGGAGGATGAGTATGGCTCGAGAATCAATCCCCTGGACTGGAAGAAATCAAGGCAATTTTAGCAAAGTGGGTATTAAGCCTCAGTGTAAACAGGAAGCAATTTGCCCTTAAAAGTATCTTGTGCGGGGCTTGTATGTATGTTAAATATCTCATGTGATCTGTGAGttcataaaatttatatttataggCATGAAATTAGGGGATTTCAATGCTCAATGTCaaataatacatttcagaaTAACTTTCAGGAGTGAATTGTCTTTCTGTATCTTTAGTCTATGCTCTCTTCAGTGTTTCATGCAAGAGAGTCCTCTTCCAAGTTTTCTTCTTAAGTAAAGGTGAGAAGTAACAAAATATGTTATTACATCGTAACCGTGGAAATTCTCTTACTTTTCAGATTGGGAAGAAGAGCAAGTCAGCAGTCCAAATATCTTGCGGCTTATTTATCAAGGGAGGTTTCTTCATGGCAATGTGACACTAGGaggtatgaaaataatttccattatCCATGTTACAGCCAGGcaaaggggattttttttcacaatgcAGTAAATACTAATTCGGTGTTCGAGTTCACAATATGACTTGCTGTATGCTATTTTTCTTTGGCATAGAATGACATTGCATTTTatcttgcatatttttccatcttgttATGACTAGTGAAACTTTGGGACGTACCAATTGGCGAGTTAAGTCTCCTCTTGCATTAAGAAACAGTAATGTTGCTTTTATCTGTTGTATTTCTAAATAgagtattttttccacttctcttaCACAGCATTGGAGGGCAAGTTACTACATAAATGTCTCgagtactttaaaatatttcctaagaTTATGGTAATTGGCTAAACAATACTTTAAGCCTTAGTGCAATGAAGGAAGACACCCTATGAATGAGAATGAGGGGAAGCGTTCTTGATGTCCAGTGCTCTCCCAGGGATACAATTGCATAGTtatgtgaaaacaaaagtaaatggCTTCGCTTCATATGCTAAGGAAATACAATTCAATTATGCCCCCTTGTGGCAAGTTTTTTCATGCAATTGTACTTTTTTGGTGGGTATCTTGGATGGAAATATGACAAATTTGTAACAGTCTTTCCTTTTATCAATAAAAGCTGCCTCTTTGagccatttcaaaaataaattattcaaagggacctggacaagcttgagaagtgggcccatgtgaatctagtgaggttcaacaagtccaagtgcaaggtgctgcacctgggtcaggcaatcccagacatgagcacagaatgggtgagagcagccctgcagagaaggtcttgggggttctggtggacaaaaagctcaacgTGAGGCAGCAGTgagcacttgcagcccagaaggccaactgtgtcctgggctgcaccaacagaggggCGGCCTCTGTttgtggagggaggggattgtgcccctctgctctgcccttgtgaggccccacctggagtgctacgtccagggctggggcccccagcaccggAAGGATGcggggctgttagagcgggtccagaggaggaccacaaagatggTCAGagtggagcacctctcctatggggacaggctgagggagctagggatgttcagcctggagaagaggaggctctggggagacctcactgtaccttttcagtacttaagggggcttgtaaaaaaaaaaaaaaaaaaatggagagcatatttttgctcagtcagataatgacaggacaagggggaattgTTTTAAACTCAAAGAGGGTaagtttagattagatacaaggaagaaattcttccctcagagggtggtgaggccctggcacaggctgctcagagaagctgtggatgccccatccctggaggtgttcaaggccaggctggatggggctttgggcaacctggtgtggtgggaggtgtccctgcccatggcagggggttggaactgggtgggctttaaggtctcttccaacccaaaccattttgtgattctgtgaaattaataCTCTCACCTTCTTTGTATGTTGATGCATTTGATGCTTGAGTGCAGTACAGAGAGGTTAATATAATATAGGATCACTAATTAATTGTTTCTGAAGTCCAACTGAACctgaaaggattattttttgaCTTCTTATGGTGGCCTTTCCCTTAAGGAATGACTGGGATGTTTCAGcccttgattttctttctgatgttaCTGGtgatacatttttcaaatgggTTTACTCTCCATATAAATCAATTTTTAATCCTACTGTATATACTGACAAGGTCATTGTCAGTTCAGCTGAGAGAACTATGTAATTTTTATTCACTCTTTAATTTCTATGTTTCCCTGGTGCCAATGACTGCAGCTAGTAGAAGTTAAGGAAGTAGTTGAGACAAATATTAGATGTTGTTTCATCTCTGGGATTACAGACATAAGACTTACCTTACATTTTCCAGGCAAGTACAGCTAAATGGGATTTTCTTAACTAGTCATCTCTAGGTGTTGTTCTTGACTACCAGTGCTTGTTGCCGTTACTGATATCTGTCTAAATCTGAAGCAATCTTGAATATTTGTTTAACAAGTTaggctgaaaaataatagcTGCATGCTGTTGACTCTTGCATGAGCTCAGATCCCTGTGTTTTGGACACTTACTTGAGTTCAGGGCTTTTTAGTTCATTGTTAATCATTCATGCGTTGCAATTTAATCATCATGATTTTACCCCAAGGATCAGACGTGTgttaatgtttttcaaagatatttttgttgctgtgttgctttaataaaaaattcCTGAAACACTGGCTTCAGTTTGAACAAATTTATCTGGAGTAAGATAACACAGCTAAAAGGGCAACAGCGATTCATGAAGCTGCCTGAAAAGACTAACTTTGGGACTCCAGAGTTACTGCCAGTAACCCCAAGTGAActggctatttttaaaagaagggggggaaaaaagctttctcGTTAAATACAATATTTAGTTTCTTGTGCTGTCATAATACAGTTCCATTATGCTTTTCTATTTGCAGCTCTGTATAACTGCTGTAGCAcataatgttttatttgctttgggTGATTAGGAAATATTGACTGGAATTTGGACTTACTGTGTACTGAAAGTCGCTTTATCAACCAGTGAAACAAGAGTTTCCAAGGAAACagtttgttgtgtgttttttaaagaggagaCCATTTTCAATCCCATTTAAAATGATACTGTAATGTTCTAGCTGTAACCTTACACATGGATAAAATTTGAGACCCTCTTAAAGGGAGAAGCCTCAAAAAATAGGAGAGACTGGCTTTTgagtggaaaaaatgtatttcagagaaaCCGTTTCTTTTGCCACCTTTCTGAACGGACTGTCACTACAGGAGCAGTTGAGCTAATGGCATTGCAAGTGGTGAGGAAATAGAGATGTCTCTGCAGAGCTTGCCATGCCTCTCTGCCTGGGGTGCTTGAGCACCACTGCTTCGTTGCTTCCTGCCTGCGTgaagggctggggaggtggcagggcaGAGTTTGTTGTTGAGCCTCCAACAGGAAATTTTATCCTTCAGTTAAATGCTTTGCAGGTTGTGTTTGACGTGATATATTTGAAATAGTTAGGGAGGTGACAGTCCTATTTGTCTTGTTAGATAATGGCAGTAGGCAATGTTTTACTTGCATGGTATGCACCATACACATACCAAAAGAGGGTGCAAAGGAAATTctgatggtaaaaaaaaatctagaataaaagcagaattacatAGATGAGAAAGGAATTAAATAAAGGTTTACTTTAAGTGAGGCAGAGGGATGAAAGAGCAGAGATGATAGCAGGAAAGGGTTACTGAGCATAGGTTAAGGTGCTCTGTTTCTTTCACGGTGCTCCAAAGAAAGCAACTGTTGGAAATTACTAATAAGAACTTGTGTGAACTATGCAAACTATTAgctgaaatgaattaattaaaatattagcatATTTTTACTTGATAACTGTAAATAATTAATCTCCACAGCTCACTAATCAAGTCTCCTCAAGTGTCTTGATATTATATAAGATGTCCCTAATGTGATTAGTCTGTAAAATCTTGGTCTGTCTTGGGTCTAAGAGTTTATGTAATGAAAAGAATACTTTTTACACTGAGTTTAGCAGGCTCTTAACATGTTCTTTTCAGAGTTTTCATTGTACCACAGAATCGGGTACCCAAAATACTTCATCCTTGCCAAACTTTAAGCTATCAATAGCTTCTAGTTGCAGGCACAGGCATTCCTTCAAGTAAACTAAGCAACTttcagatctgattttttttttctctagacgGGTCTTCCCACAGCACAGCTACTTCAGAGAAGTTTATCTGTGCATCCCTCCATATGTTTACACCAGTATTGTAATcctgacttgatttttttcaaagacataCTCAATAAAAATGAGTTAGTAGCATTGTTGCAGCTGGACTTGTATTGAACATATGAAGTAAGGAAATATTATGTTGTATATTTTACTACTGAATTCTGGATCTATTCTGTAGtgattaaaatgaataaaagcattttctcttcagttacCTTCAGGTTTATTGGATGttcattattcatttattcactTAAAATGATTTGGTGCACTGTATGTCAAAATATTGTAAATtgaatttaagaggaaaaactcTAGTCGAGTCAAAATGATTTGTGTGCTTTTAAGCTTAAGTTCTTGTtacatttatcattttttccctttataaatGGGGGAACAAACTTCAAAGAATGCACCTTCACATTGcgtttctcagaaaaataatcaagaaagtTTAGTCTTAGGATGAGGCATGAGGAAACATAACTAAAATAAAGAACTTGTAGAAACAAACATTCAGAAATCCACATCATGGATCTAAGTATATTTTAGGAGAACCTGTTTTTCAGCAGTGGTTTTTATGTTCTGGATGTCTTAGAACTAACAATTTAGTGGTTGActtagcagtttttttttccatccttatGAATAAAGGGCACTTTAAAGCACCTGAGTCTTGGCCTTCCACTTTTACTCAGAAAAAGGAGGCTAAACTTCATAACAGGGATCTCAGACCTCCAAGAACACCATGTTTCAAGTGATTATTATCAGGTTCTAAGGCTATAATTTACAAAGCTTTAGTCAGAATGCCTTTATAGATTTATTTAATAAGCAGTTCAAACCTAACAGTATGAACTTTTAGAACAGATGCTAATCCAATCAATATTAGTTTCAGTTGGGTGTTTTGAAGAAAGAAGTCTACTGTAACGTATTAGTAaatctccctttctccttttgcagCATTAAAACTTCCTTTTGGCAAAACAACAGTGATGCATTTGGTGGCTAGAGAGACATTGCCAGAACCAAATTCTCAAGGTACGCTGTGCAACAGAGGTACTTCTTACTCAATTATGTGGCAAAGTAGTCAAATATCTTACAGGCTTTATGAGTATTTCATAGTAGAGAAAAGTCCTCGTGGTTTTGTGAAGCAAGTAATAGAGTGCTTTTATACATGTTGCTTATAGAAGactaaaaaattacttttctagcatttctgtaaaacacaaaaattttCATTACTTCGTTATTTTATGTATACATGGGGATAATAATGATAAACACATAAATATCTTCACTAAAAATAGTAAGACATTCTTCTATCAAGCCtattcacacacaaaacaacctAATCATTTTAGAAACTGTTTCTAAGCAAAACTTTCTTCTTGTTCCGCAGGTCAAAGAAACCGTGAAAAAACTGGAGAAAGCAATTGCTGTGTAATCCTGTAAACCTTGTTAGCTTTACCTGCTAAGTGTGATGTAATATAGTCTTTGTCTTTCATGCTGCTGGAATAGAAGAGGCCCTACCTTGCTTCAAACACCTGTAGGAAGAGCCTGTCTGTAAATCCATGGAACTGAAATATTACACGAACACTGTCtcattagtcttttttttaaggagaaagaTCTATGAACactttcattgtgttttttttaattcctgctttttgtttgttgaatAATCTTACAGTATATCAGTTCTTGAACAAATTTGATCTCCAGAAAAATTTGTGTTCTTTTCCATAGCAGGAATCATTTTGCTACCACAGAAATGTC
This is a stretch of genomic DNA from Cygnus atratus isolate AKBS03 ecotype Queensland, Australia chromosome 1, CAtr_DNAZoo_HiC_assembly, whole genome shotgun sequence. It encodes these proteins:
- the UBL3 gene encoding ubiquitin-like protein 3 isoform X1, yielding MHICFFFFPFRYGLSSVAFCQKINLRLILVSGKTKEFLFSPNDSAADIAKHVYDNWPMDWEEEQVSSPNILRLIYQGRFLHGNVTLGALKLPFGKTTVMHLVARETLPEPNSQGQRNREKTGESNCCVIL
- the UBL3 gene encoding ubiquitin-like protein 3 isoform X2; translation: MSSGVPADMINLRLILVSGKTKEFLFSPNDSAADIAKHVYDNWPMDWEEEQVSSPNILRLIYQGRFLHGNVTLGALKLPFGKTTVMHLVARETLPEPNSQGQRNREKTGESNCCVIL
- the UBL3 gene encoding ubiquitin-like protein 3 isoform X3, whose amino-acid sequence is MRINPQINLRLILVSGKTKEFLFSPNDSAADIAKHVYDNWPMDWEEEQVSSPNILRLIYQGRFLHGNVTLGALKLPFGKTTVMHLVARETLPEPNSQGQRNREKTGESNCCVIL